A window of the Teredinibacter franksiae genome harbors these coding sequences:
- the nirB gene encoding nitrite reductase large subunit NirB, whose product MSKKRVVVVGNGMVGHKFIDNLINHESADQYEVITFSEEPRLAYDRVQLSAYFSGSTADDLMLTSEAYYEENGVKYVLNEKVVELKTEENKVVTASGREEPYDHLILATGSFPFVPPIPGKDQPHCLVYRTIEDLEDITASAKESKVGVVVGGGLLGLEAANALKNLGLEVHVVEFAPRLMAVQLDEGGGELLRKKISSLGVNIHTEKNTQEIVAGENCRYSMNFADGSQLETDMILFSAGIRPQDELARQFDIQIGERGGIVINNNCQTSVDNVYAIGECALWDGKIFGLVAPGYTMAKVALSHITGGEEQFTGADMSTKLKLLGVDVASVGDAQGRTPGCLSYVYQDGVNEVYKRIIVSEDKTKLLGAVLVGEVEVYGTLQQICVNGMDLPENPEAMILPALDGNAASAGIGVDALPDTASICSCHDVSKGDICCAVQAGATTIGEVKSSTKAGTGCGGCVALTTQLLNSELTKLGVEVNTDLCEHFGHTRQELYHIIRVGKIKTFDEMVEKHGKGLGCDICKPTVGSILASCWNDYVLKDGVAPLQDTNDYFMANMQKNGTYSIVPRIPGGEITPDKLIAIGAVAKTYSLYTKITGGQRIDLFGAQQHELPLIWKELVDAGFETGHAYGKSLRTVKSCVGSTWCRYGVLDSAGMAIKLENRYKGLRAPHKIKFAVSGCTRECAEAQSKDIGVIATETGWSLYVCGNGGMKPRHADLFLTGLDDETLVKTIDRVLMFYVRTADRLQRTATWMDNLEGGLEYLRSVVVDDKLNICTELESDMDLVVDTYQCEWKTTIESPEKLKRFRTFVNSDAKDNTVVFVEEREQIRPATEEEVVKFVESEAVPA is encoded by the coding sequence ATGAGTAAAAAAAGAGTAGTCGTTGTTGGTAACGGTATGGTTGGCCACAAGTTTATTGACAACTTGATTAACCATGAGAGTGCAGACCAGTACGAAGTAATTACTTTTTCTGAAGAGCCGCGCTTAGCGTATGACCGTGTTCAATTGAGCGCGTATTTTTCTGGCTCTACCGCTGATGACCTAATGCTAACGTCCGAAGCGTATTACGAAGAGAACGGCGTTAAATATGTGCTTAACGAAAAAGTCGTTGAGTTAAAAACCGAAGAAAATAAAGTGGTGACCGCCAGTGGCCGCGAAGAACCCTACGACCACTTAATTTTGGCGACAGGCTCATTTCCATTTGTTCCGCCTATTCCCGGAAAAGACCAACCCCATTGCTTGGTTTATCGCACCATAGAAGACCTAGAAGATATCACCGCCTCGGCCAAAGAAAGTAAAGTGGGTGTTGTTGTTGGTGGTGGCCTGCTTGGTTTAGAAGCCGCCAATGCGCTTAAAAATCTAGGCCTTGAAGTACACGTTGTTGAGTTTGCGCCGCGTTTAATGGCCGTTCAGTTAGACGAAGGTGGCGGTGAATTACTGCGCAAGAAAATTTCTAGCTTGGGTGTAAATATTCACACCGAAAAAAATACCCAAGAAATTGTTGCGGGTGAAAACTGCCGCTACAGCATGAACTTTGCCGACGGCTCGCAGCTTGAAACCGACATGATTTTGTTCTCCGCGGGTATTCGCCCGCAAGATGAGCTGGCTCGGCAATTCGATATTCAAATAGGTGAGCGTGGCGGTATTGTAATTAACAATAATTGCCAGACTTCAGTCGACAATGTGTACGCGATTGGCGAATGTGCTCTCTGGGACGGAAAAATATTTGGTCTTGTGGCTCCGGGCTACACTATGGCGAAGGTCGCACTTTCGCATATAACCGGCGGTGAAGAGCAGTTTACTGGCGCCGACATGAGCACAAAACTCAAGTTGTTGGGCGTAGACGTCGCCAGTGTTGGCGATGCGCAAGGCCGCACCCCTGGCTGCTTAAGTTATGTTTATCAAGACGGTGTTAACGAAGTTTACAAGCGCATTATTGTTTCCGAAGACAAAACAAAATTACTTGGTGCGGTTTTGGTGGGTGAAGTAGAAGTTTATGGAACGCTTCAGCAAATATGCGTTAACGGCATGGACCTACCCGAAAACCCAGAAGCCATGATTCTACCAGCACTGGATGGCAATGCAGCCTCTGCGGGTATTGGCGTAGATGCACTGCCAGACACGGCTTCAATTTGCAGTTGTCACGATGTGTCAAAGGGTGATATTTGCTGCGCTGTTCAGGCGGGTGCTACCACCATTGGCGAAGTTAAATCGTCAACCAAAGCGGGAACCGGTTGCGGTGGCTGTGTTGCCTTGACCACCCAGCTTCTTAACAGCGAACTCACTAAGCTGGGTGTAGAAGTTAATACCGATCTCTGCGAGCACTTCGGGCATACGCGTCAAGAGCTGTATCACATCATACGCGTAGGAAAAATTAAAACCTTCGACGAAATGGTAGAGAAGCACGGCAAAGGTTTGGGTTGTGATATTTGTAAGCCAACCGTTGGTTCCATTCTCGCTTCCTGCTGGAACGACTATGTGCTTAAAGATGGTGTTGCGCCACTGCAAGACACCAACGACTACTTTATGGCCAACATGCAAAAAAATGGAACCTACTCCATTGTGCCGCGTATTCCAGGCGGTGAAATTACCCCAGACAAACTTATTGCCATTGGCGCTGTGGCTAAAACCTACAGTCTCTACACCAAAATTACCGGGGGGCAGCGTATCGATTTATTTGGTGCTCAACAGCATGAACTACCCCTTATTTGGAAAGAACTAGTCGATGCGGGTTTTGAAACGGGCCATGCCTACGGCAAATCACTGCGTACGGTTAAATCCTGTGTGGGTAGCACTTGGTGTCGTTACGGCGTGCTCGATAGTGCTGGAATGGCGATTAAGCTGGAAAACCGCTACAAGGGCTTACGGGCACCCCATAAAATTAAATTCGCCGTATCCGGTTGTACCCGCGAATGTGCAGAAGCACAGAGTAAAGATATAGGCGTTATTGCCACCGAAACCGGTTGGAGCCTTTACGTTTGTGGAAACGGCGGTATGAAGCCTCGCCACGCGGATTTATTCCTTACCGGCTTGGATGACGAAACGCTGGTTAAAACTATCGACCGTGTATTGATGTTCTACGTACGCACAGCGGACCGGCTGCAGCGTACTGCCACATGGATGGACAACCTAGAAGGCGGTTTGGAGTACCTTAGATCTGTTGTTGTAGACGATAAGCTTAATATTTGTACCGAGCTGGAAAGTGATATGGACCTTGTTGTAGATACCTACCAGTGCGAATGGAAAACCACCATAGAAAGCCCGGAAAAACTTAAGCGTTTCCGCACCTTTGTAAACAGCGATGCCAAAGACAACACCGTGGTATTTGTGGAAGAGCGCGAACAGATTCGACCCGCTACGGAAGAAGAAGTTGTTAAATTTGTTGAGTCTGAAGCTGTGCCAGCGTAA
- the cobA gene encoding uroporphyrinogen-III C-methyltransferase: protein MTFSTQQKPANQPKSSNAGKVWLVGAGPGNPDLLTVKALRVIQQADLILFDNLVSEDIRTIFPKSVPAFYVGKRKDDHSIPQKELNSLLVKKARQGLNVVRIKGGDPFVFGRGGEELLTLIEAGIDAEVIPGITSASGCTSAAGIPLTHRGLAQGCTFVTAHGETELNLDWRALAQIGHTLVFYMGVSRAHVIKQNLCMHGLSGSTPVAIIENGCRKNQRDIIGNLGELDALVESQNVQSPALIVVGDVVSLAGKLKAMPELEELAQNCA, encoded by the coding sequence ATGACTTTTTCCACACAACAAAAGCCTGCAAATCAGCCAAAGAGCTCGAATGCGGGAAAAGTTTGGTTGGTGGGTGCTGGGCCCGGTAACCCAGACCTATTAACGGTGAAGGCTCTGCGTGTAATACAGCAAGCCGACCTTATCTTATTCGACAACCTCGTCAGCGAAGATATTCGTACAATTTTCCCTAAATCTGTACCGGCGTTTTATGTGGGTAAGCGAAAAGACGACCACAGTATTCCGCAAAAAGAGCTTAACTCCCTGCTTGTGAAGAAAGCGCGCCAAGGCCTTAACGTGGTGCGCATAAAAGGCGGCGACCCTTTTGTCTTTGGTCGTGGCGGTGAAGAACTGCTTACGTTGATAGAAGCGGGTATTGATGCCGAAGTTATACCGGGTATTACATCGGCTTCGGGTTGTACGTCCGCTGCAGGCATTCCGCTAACACATCGAGGGCTTGCCCAAGGCTGCACGTTTGTCACCGCCCATGGTGAAACCGAGCTGAACCTCGATTGGCGAGCGCTAGCGCAAATAGGGCACACCCTAGTGTTTTATATGGGCGTAAGCCGTGCGCACGTTATTAAGCAAAACCTGTGCATGCACGGTTTAAGTGGCAGCACCCCGGTGGCCATTATAGAAAATGGCTGTCGCAAAAATCAGCGCGACATCATCGGCAACCTAGGTGAATTAGATGCCCTGGTCGAATCTCAGAATGTACAGTCGCCGGCACTAATTGTGGTGGGTGATGTGGTAAGCCTAGCGGGCAAGCTAAAAGCAATGCCCGAGCTGGAAGAATTAGCACAGAACTGTGCCTAA
- the nirD gene encoding nitrite reductase small subunit NirD yields the protein MSNELNWVSVCDAADLSPLLGVRALLGEQQVAIFKVKETLYAIDAIDPFTKTAVLARGIVGDLKQQIVVASPLYKQHFNLQTGACLEDEEVSIKTFPVREHGGQIQLAEAL from the coding sequence ATGAGTAATGAATTAAACTGGGTGTCCGTATGTGATGCAGCTGATCTCTCACCATTGCTGGGTGTTCGCGCACTGCTTGGCGAACAGCAGGTCGCTATTTTTAAAGTGAAAGAAACACTTTATGCAATAGACGCAATAGACCCCTTCACGAAAACGGCCGTATTAGCACGCGGTATCGTGGGTGATCTAAAGCAGCAAATTGTTGTTGCCTCGCCATTATATAAACAGCATTTTAATCTGCAAACAGGTGCCTGTTTGGAAGATGAAGAGGTCAGCATAAAAACATTTCCGGTGCGCGAGCACGGCGGCCAAATTCAATTAGCAGAAGCCTTGTAA